Proteins found in one Micrococcales bacterium genomic segment:
- the xseA gene encoding exodeoxyribonuclease VII large subunit — translation MAASSPEQPWPVHVVSGHVKGWVEKLGWVWMEGQVVQLNHRPGASMAYAVLRDPNQDASVDLTMFTGVLSGLELQQGHKVVVNAKPEFWVKRGRLSFKVREIRLAGIGHLLAQIEKRKRALAAEGLFDQDRKKPLPFAPGLVGLITGRDSDAKKDVITVATARWPSVEFAIEEVAVQGLTATDQICQALARLENNPKVEVIVIARGGGAVEDLLPFSDEAMIRAVANAHKPIVSAIGHQADSPLLDLVADYRAATPTDAAKHLVPNAAYEATGVNQAISRMTAALQRRLASERQGLAATKSRPVLADPQWIIAARRQEIAALATDSTSTLERILTIQVAGVATLVAKLAALSPQGTLDRGYALVVAEDGQLVTQVEQAPPGTKLRLRLAKGTLAATATKVENGRRK, via the coding sequence ATGGCGGCGTCTAGTCCTGAACAACCGTGGCCGGTCCATGTTGTCTCCGGCCACGTCAAAGGCTGGGTCGAGAAGCTGGGCTGGGTTTGGATGGAAGGCCAAGTAGTCCAACTCAACCATCGCCCCGGCGCCTCAATGGCCTACGCCGTGCTGCGCGACCCTAACCAGGACGCCTCGGTTGACCTGACCATGTTCACCGGGGTGTTGAGCGGACTGGAGCTTCAGCAGGGCCACAAGGTGGTCGTCAACGCCAAGCCGGAATTCTGGGTCAAGCGAGGCCGGCTCTCCTTCAAGGTCAGGGAAATCCGCCTGGCCGGTATTGGTCATTTGCTGGCCCAGATTGAAAAGCGTAAACGCGCCCTGGCAGCCGAGGGCCTCTTCGACCAAGACCGCAAGAAACCACTGCCCTTCGCCCCGGGGTTGGTGGGCCTGATTACGGGCCGGGATTCGGATGCAAAAAAGGACGTCATCACCGTCGCCACCGCCCGCTGGCCCAGTGTCGAGTTTGCTATCGAAGAAGTTGCCGTCCAAGGTCTTACCGCCACCGACCAAATCTGCCAAGCCCTGGCCAGACTCGAGAACAACCCCAAGGTCGAAGTCATCGTCATAGCTCGCGGCGGCGGCGCGGTCGAAGACCTGCTGCCATTCAGCGACGAGGCCATGATCCGAGCAGTCGCCAATGCCCACAAGCCGATTGTCAGCGCCATCGGCCACCAAGCCGATTCCCCCCTACTTGACCTGGTGGCGGACTATAGGGCAGCCACCCCTACCGACGCCGCCAAACACCTGGTGCCTAACGCCGCTTACGAGGCGACCGGGGTCAACCAGGCGATCAGCCGCATGACGGCGGCACTTCAGCGGCGGCTAGCCAGCGAACGCCAAGGCCTAGCGGCCACCAAATCAAGGCCCGTCTTGGCTGATCCTCAGTGGATCATCGCCGCCAGGCGGCAGGAGATCGCGGCGCTGGCGACCGACTCGACCAGCACCCTGGAGCGGATCTTGACCATTCAAGTGGCCGGCGTCGCCACTCTGGTGGCCAAACTAGCCGCCCTGTCGCCGCAGGGCACCTTGGACCGCGGTTACGCCTTGGTGGTGGCGGAAGACGGCCAATTGGTGACCCAAGTGGAACAGGCCCCGCCGGGCACCAAACTTAGACTCCGCCTGGCCAAAGGCACATTGGCGGCAACAGCAACCAAGGTCGAAAACGGGAGACGAAAATGA
- a CDS encoding exodeoxyribonuclease VII small subunit, with translation MSQAIKPQEMTYEQARAELIQVVQALESGSQSLEEALAQWERGQQLAARCQEWLDQAKARIEAASPEAKPAQDSPEPANQAI, from the coding sequence ATGAGCCAGGCCATCAAGCCGCAGGAAATGACCTATGAACAGGCCCGGGCCGAGTTGATACAGGTGGTCCAAGCGCTTGAGTCCGGTTCGCAATCCCTAGAAGAGGCACTAGCCCAATGGGAACGCGGCCAACAGCTGGCCGCCCGCTGCCAGGAATGGCTTGACCAGGCCAAGGCCCGGATTGAGGCCGCCAGCCCCGAAGCGAAACCGGCCCAAGACTCACCTGAGCCAGCCAATCAGGCCATCTGA